One genomic segment of Rubeoparvulum massiliense includes these proteins:
- a CDS encoding 5'-nucleotidase C-terminal domain-containing protein, with protein sequence MKMQLWLKRALTSLLALALVFTFTGLNAAAEATPDAKAETTITILHTNDVHARVGLGNDEIGLSKVATLVKQYREENPNLLLLDAGDAIHGQTIATIERGESIVRFYNALGYDALTAGNHDFNYGYERLLELTKVANFPVLGANVEKDGKSLLTPYVIKELDGIKVAIFGLSTPETKTKTHPKNVEGVEFTDPVAKAEAMVKELEGKADVIIALVHLGADESSEVTSKMVAEKVKGIDVIVDGHSHQELNENIGDALLVQAGYYGNNLGVVTLTFQDKKLVNKVGKLITKEETADVAVDPEVKALIEETQEAQKEITSKVVGKLDVHLEGTRELVRTSQTNLGTLITDAMLDLTGAEVAITNGGGIRASIEPGEITMGQVQTVLPFGNYIVSKKVKGADILAALEHGISDYPATKGAFPQVGGMKYTFDASKPAGSRIVEITVNGEPLDVNKEYLLATNDFMAYGGDGYTMLGDSPLLSEHPALDEAVIAYLGKQESLQLADSPVTVINNEVKEEPVVDAPVTEPAPVEQPVVDQPTVEQPAASTVEQPSKPEVKKQTYIIKSGDVLWKIAHSFGTTWQELAKWNNLKNPHLIFPGQQLFVPAK encoded by the coding sequence ATGAAGATGCAACTTTGGCTAAAAAGAGCTCTAACAAGCTTGCTAGCACTTGCATTGGTATTCACCTTTACTGGGTTGAATGCAGCTGCTGAAGCAACTCCAGATGCGAAAGCAGAGACTACAATCACGATCTTACATACCAATGATGTGCATGCACGAGTGGGTCTAGGCAATGATGAGATTGGCTTATCTAAGGTAGCAACCTTGGTGAAGCAGTATCGGGAGGAGAATCCAAATCTCTTACTCTTAGATGCTGGTGATGCTATTCATGGTCAAACAATCGCTACCATTGAACGTGGTGAGAGCATCGTTCGCTTCTACAATGCTCTTGGTTATGATGCACTAACTGCTGGGAATCATGATTTTAATTATGGTTATGAACGCTTACTAGAATTGACAAAAGTAGCTAACTTCCCTGTATTGGGTGCGAATGTGGAGAAGGATGGGAAGTCACTCCTCACTCCTTATGTGATCAAAGAGCTGGATGGTATTAAGGTAGCCATTTTTGGCTTATCAACACCAGAGACCAAAACGAAGACTCATCCCAAGAATGTAGAAGGTGTGGAGTTTACTGATCCAGTTGCCAAAGCTGAAGCGATGGTGAAGGAACTAGAAGGTAAAGCTGATGTGATCATTGCCCTCGTACATTTGGGTGCTGATGAATCCAGCGAAGTGACCAGTAAAATGGTTGCAGAGAAAGTAAAAGGGATCGATGTGATCGTAGACGGACATAGTCATCAAGAGCTCAATGAGAACATTGGTGATGCTTTACTTGTTCAGGCTGGATACTATGGCAATAATTTAGGTGTAGTCACCTTAACATTCCAAGATAAGAAATTAGTCAACAAAGTAGGAAAACTAATTACCAAGGAAGAGACTGCTGACGTGGCAGTGGATCCTGAGGTAAAAGCTCTCATTGAAGAAACACAGGAAGCACAGAAAGAGATAACTTCCAAGGTAGTTGGGAAGCTTGATGTTCACCTTGAAGGGACACGAGAATTGGTTCGGACCAGCCAAACCAATCTTGGTACCTTGATCACTGATGCAATGCTCGATTTAACAGGTGCTGAAGTGGCTATTACCAATGGTGGTGGAATCCGTGCTTCCATTGAGCCTGGTGAAATTACCATGGGGCAAGTCCAAACAGTTCTACCCTTTGGGAACTATATTGTTTCCAAAAAGGTAAAAGGTGCAGATATTCTAGCAGCACTAGAGCATGGGATCTCTGATTATCCTGCAACGAAAGGTGCTTTCCCCCAAGTTGGTGGGATGAAATATACCTTTGATGCATCCAAGCCAGCTGGCTCTCGGATTGTAGAGATTACCGTGAATGGTGAGCCATTAGATGTAAATAAAGAGTATCTCCTTGCAACCAATGACTTCATGGCATATGGTGGAGATGGATATACAATGTTGGGTGACTCTCCATTATTAAGTGAGCATCCTGCATTGGATGAAGCAGTGATTGCCTACTTAGGGAAACAGGAGAGCCTCCAATTGGCTGATTCACCAGTTACTGTGATCAACAATGAGGTGAAGGAAGAGCCTGTTGTGGATGCTCCTGTCACAGAGCCTGCACCAGTGGAGCAGCCAGTAGTTGACCAACCTACTGTTGAACAGCCTGCTGCATCTACAGTAGAGCAACCAAGTAAGCCAGAGGTGAAGAAGCAGACCTATATTATTAAATCTGGCGATGTGCTTTGGAAGATTGCTCATTCCTTTGGTACCACATGGCAAGAGCTAGCTAAGTGGAATAATCTGAAGAATCCACATCTCATTTTCCCAGGTCAGCAGTTATTCGTTCCTGCTAAATAA
- a CDS encoding YheC/YheD family endospore coat-associated protein, with the protein MPLFCLGVIVYIRQGRFEEGSERRYFQEMTRLGQTLGINLIFLPPWQKRNLDGKLMGFRYLLNEKRWSSGDYSRPQLLLDRYRVLRSPLFHHYLRFRKEIKIPILNNRMGNKWLVHRILSADQEMVSHLPETHLIESSQQLIQMMQHHRRLFIKPINGTGGRHILQVSKQASHFSIHGRSGTNSLIHYPVVHSAHLLSLLRHLLPRERKFIVQQGINLGLLPRSVIDFRLLLQKDGQGEWKETAIIGKVAPHSHVTTNLHGGGRAMWADQFLKRHFTAEQYHHIRVQLQRLGVKIPLLLENHFGSLVELGVDVGIDVNGHCWIIEVNPKPGRVILQRMGRSIYEKTTLHPLLYARYAYENLMESEDRNITDE; encoded by the coding sequence ATGCCTTTATTCTGTTTAGGCGTCATTGTATACATACGACAGGGACGGTTTGAAGAGGGCTCGGAACGAAGATACTTTCAGGAGATGACACGCTTAGGTCAAACCTTAGGGATCAATTTAATCTTTCTCCCTCCATGGCAAAAACGAAACCTAGATGGGAAATTGATGGGCTTTCGCTATTTACTTAACGAAAAACGTTGGTCAAGTGGTGACTACTCCCGACCCCAACTCTTATTAGATCGTTATCGCGTGTTACGGTCACCACTATTTCACCATTACCTGCGTTTTCGTAAGGAGATCAAAATCCCCATCCTTAACAATCGGATGGGGAACAAATGGCTCGTTCATCGGATCCTCAGTGCTGATCAGGAGATGGTCTCTCACTTACCAGAGACCCACTTAATTGAGTCCTCTCAGCAACTGATCCAAATGATGCAACATCATCGTAGGCTCTTTATCAAGCCCATCAATGGAACAGGTGGTCGCCATATTCTCCAGGTTAGCAAGCAAGCTTCGCACTTCAGCATTCATGGACGGAGCGGAACAAACTCACTCATCCATTATCCTGTAGTCCATTCAGCACATTTACTTTCCCTGCTTCGTCACCTACTCCCACGGGAACGAAAATTTATCGTACAACAAGGGATCAATCTTGGCTTACTGCCACGCTCTGTGATCGATTTTCGCTTATTACTACAGAAGGATGGCCAAGGAGAATGGAAGGAGACAGCAATCATCGGCAAGGTTGCGCCACACTCTCATGTCACAACCAACCTTCATGGCGGTGGAAGAGCCATGTGGGCTGATCAGTTCCTCAAGCGCCACTTCACAGCTGAGCAATACCACCATATTCGTGTACAATTACAACGGTTAGGAGTGAAGATTCCCCTTCTTCTGGAAAACCATTTTGGCTCCCTTGTGGAGCTCGGGGTGGATGTAGGAATTGATGTGAATGGACACTGTTGGATTATTGAGGTGAATCCAAAGCCTGGTCGTGTGATCCTTCAACGGATGGGGCGTTCTATCTACGAGAAAACCACACTCCATCCCCTTCTCTATGCTCGCTATGCTTATGAGAATTTAATGGAGTCAGAAGATAGGAACATTACCGATGAATAG
- a CDS encoding ABC transporter permease, translating to MRAIKAIWIRNMKNFVRDRMRLFFTIFMSFFFLFIFSFVMESTIKGIVENPITYLISGIIIMTVFQAALNNSMNTIDDVASGFMREIIVAPIQRWQISVGQILSSATIALLQGIIVVIVALFMGLTLTLLQFVEMILVMLLVGVTFASIGLFLATLAKSSTTFQLLISIVVLPLTFLSGAYIPTTVLPAFLNPVVFLNPLTYTTSIFRYISLGLSDVSTDELVRMGVAFDVSGWVITPLMGMWIILAIGLIFFSLATIQFNKADFSIVKSRGRRPH from the coding sequence ATGCGAGCGATTAAAGCAATCTGGATACGTAATATGAAGAACTTCGTGCGGGATAGAATGCGTTTATTCTTTACGATTTTTATGTCATTCTTTTTTTTATTCATCTTTTCCTTTGTGATGGAGTCTACCATTAAAGGCATCGTGGAAAATCCAATCACCTATCTCATCTCAGGAATAATTATTATGACTGTCTTCCAAGCTGCGCTGAACAATTCCATGAATACAATTGATGATGTGGCGAGTGGTTTCATGCGGGAAATTATTGTGGCCCCTATTCAACGCTGGCAAATTTCTGTAGGGCAGATTCTCTCTTCTGCAACCATTGCGCTATTACAAGGGATCATTGTTGTGATTGTGGCGTTATTTATGGGTTTGACCCTTACTCTCCTTCAATTTGTTGAGATGATCCTGGTTATGCTACTCGTTGGAGTTACCTTCGCTTCCATTGGACTTTTTCTTGCAACCTTGGCGAAGTCATCTACAACCTTTCAACTATTAATCTCGATCGTGGTTTTACCATTAACCTTTCTATCGGGGGCATATATCCCAACCACAGTATTACCTGCCTTTTTGAATCCAGTGGTTTTTCTCAATCCATTGACCTATACCACCTCTATTTTCCGCTATATTTCATTGGGCCTCAGTGATGTTTCTACCGATGAGCTTGTGCGGATGGGTGTGGCATTCGATGTAAGTGGCTGGGTGATTACACCCTTGATGGGGATGTGGATTATTCTCGCTATCGGTTTGATCTTTTTCAGTCTTGCGACGATTCAATTTAATAAGGCGGACTTTTCCATTGTCAAATCAAGGGGAAGAAGACCACATTAA
- a CDS encoding ABC transporter ATP-binding protein: MTNNIIEVRNFTKQYGDFTAVDHISFDVEEGTIFAFLGPNGAGKSTTINTLCTIIEKTEGEMRINGHDVAEQKALVRKDIGIVFQESTLDTRLTIEENLKLHCDFYQVPEQKVKERIDFVLDLVDLVDWRNSTVGALSGGMKRRVEIARGLVHFPRVLFLDEPTTGLDPQTRANIWGYITKLQKEQNITIFLTTHYMDEAEICDKIAIMDHGKIVAYDTATGLKEKYTKDSIKLKVASHDPLEAYLHEHELEFILKNEYYTIYPPTLSSGLDLITQFKDSILDLEVNKGTLNDVFLNITGREIRG, from the coding sequence TTGACCAATAACATCATTGAGGTACGTAATTTTACCAAGCAGTATGGCGATTTTACTGCCGTTGATCATATCTCTTTTGATGTGGAGGAAGGAACGATTTTTGCATTTCTTGGCCCCAATGGAGCAGGAAAATCAACAACCATTAATACCCTTTGCACCATCATTGAAAAGACAGAAGGAGAGATGCGGATCAATGGGCATGATGTGGCGGAGCAGAAGGCCTTGGTACGCAAGGATATAGGGATTGTCTTTCAAGAATCTACATTGGATACTCGTTTAACCATCGAAGAGAATCTAAAGCTCCATTGTGATTTTTATCAGGTGCCAGAGCAGAAGGTGAAAGAGCGCATCGACTTTGTTTTAGACTTGGTAGATTTAGTCGACTGGCGAAACTCCACGGTGGGAGCATTATCAGGTGGGATGAAACGACGAGTCGAGATCGCCCGTGGTCTTGTCCACTTTCCTCGTGTGCTCTTTCTAGATGAGCCTACAACAGGTCTTGATCCGCAGACTCGGGCGAATATCTGGGGCTATATTACCAAGCTACAGAAGGAGCAGAATATCACCATCTTTTTAACAACTCACTATATGGATGAAGCGGAAATTTGCGATAAGATTGCGATCATGGATCATGGTAAAATCGTAGCCTATGATACAGCCACAGGACTTAAGGAGAAGTATACAAAGGATAGTATCAAGCTGAAGGTAGCTTCACATGATCCATTGGAAGCATATCTCCATGAGCATGAACTGGAATTTATATTGAAGAATGAATACTACACCATCTATCCGCCTACTTTATCGAGCGGACTAGATCTGATCACACAGTTTAAGGATTCCATTTTGGACCTTGAGGTGAATAAGGGTACATTAAACGATGTATTCTTGAATATTACAGGTCGGGAGATTAGGGGGTAG
- a CDS encoding MarR family winged helix-turn-helix transcriptional regulator yields the protein MSTKLDNIVVNMLTIFPLINKRLFHPMTCLQETDLTPTHLHILITLDKIGPIHTTELGNRLSILKSNLTPLINKLIQHGLVERIHSTKDRRYIFLQITEKGHQLLIEKKQSMQNSLKIKLSVLDEVDLEELDRSLQAINSILSKLQTDQK from the coding sequence ATGAGTACGAAGCTCGATAATATCGTGGTGAATATGCTCACCATCTTCCCTTTGATCAATAAGCGACTATTTCACCCCATGACGTGCTTACAAGAGACCGATTTAACACCAACTCATCTTCATATTCTAATTACCCTTGACAAAATAGGCCCTATCCATACCACAGAATTGGGCAATCGTCTCTCCATCTTAAAATCCAATCTAACACCGCTCATTAATAAGTTGATTCAGCATGGGCTCGTGGAGCGCATCCATTCTACGAAGGATCGGCGTTATATCTTCTTACAGATAACAGAAAAGGGACATCAACTGCTAATTGAAAAAAAGCAAAGCATGCAAAACAGTTTAAAAATAAAGCTATCTGTACTGGATGAGGTAGATTTAGAGGAGCTTGACCGATCACTTCAGGCTATCAACTCCATTCTCTCCAAGCTACAAACTGACCAGAAATAA
- a CDS encoding adenosylcobinamide amidohydrolase, with product MENVSGGYDEHIIVKDLSFQVDSGEILGILGPNGSGKTTLLKMISGLLPVAKGTIQVANRALTTYSPRRLAQLIAVLPQISSTTFQYSVQETVAMGRYPYQRGLFHSWQEQDEAIVQQAMEVADVWQFRQWTLDQLSGGERQRVFLARALAQQPRILLLDEPTNHLDIHHQVGMLNLLHQWSREKEMTIVAIFHDINLASLYCDRLLLLHDGRAVIHDKPSNVVDVSRFQAIYEVQLQRDEHPTQPRPQITILPTLHDKLSIDWKLEQLKEKITADYVWVEAPQALRTLSSGVLGAGIGWRTDFVNWRVPLQYHCAHPDEDMLQFIHQLGCAEHETVGMMTAVSVEQVVTQTLCDDGITVRCYTTAGVGRALNIANVDEHLSEPEGVGTINTWIFIDGHLPDEALVQVMMTATEAKVKAVHDAGVVDYKTGEPATGTATDSLVVAATQQGRHLPYGGPITPLGCLVARVVYQTIQQAIKNLKKTEHEED from the coding sequence GTGGAGAATGTTAGTGGAGGCTATGATGAACATATCATTGTGAAGGATCTCTCCTTTCAGGTTGATTCCGGGGAGATTTTAGGGATCCTTGGTCCCAATGGTAGCGGGAAAACAACATTGCTCAAAATGATCTCCGGTCTCCTCCCTGTTGCCAAGGGAACGATTCAGGTGGCTAATCGAGCTCTGACTACGTATTCCCCACGGCGTTTAGCCCAGTTGATCGCTGTGTTGCCCCAAATCTCTTCCACCACCTTTCAATACTCCGTGCAAGAGACGGTGGCGATGGGAAGATATCCTTATCAGCGTGGACTTTTTCATTCCTGGCAGGAGCAGGATGAAGCCATTGTTCAACAGGCCATGGAAGTGGCAGATGTATGGCAATTTCGCCAATGGACCTTGGATCAATTGAGTGGTGGCGAACGTCAGCGGGTCTTTTTGGCTCGTGCCCTTGCTCAACAACCACGGATTCTTTTACTAGATGAACCGACAAACCATTTGGATATTCACCATCAAGTGGGGATGCTCAATCTCCTCCATCAATGGTCACGGGAGAAGGAGATGACCATTGTTGCCATTTTTCATGACATTAATCTAGCTAGTCTCTATTGTGATCGCTTGCTTTTACTCCATGATGGAAGAGCTGTGATCCACGACAAACCAAGTAATGTGGTGGATGTCAGTCGTTTTCAAGCCATTTATGAGGTGCAATTGCAACGGGATGAACATCCTACTCAACCGCGACCGCAGATTACCATCTTACCCACACTCCATGATAAGCTGAGCATCGATTGGAAGCTTGAGCAACTCAAGGAGAAGATTACAGCTGATTATGTATGGGTCGAAGCACCTCAAGCTCTTCGTACCCTTTCCTCCGGTGTTTTAGGTGCAGGGATAGGCTGGCGTACGGATTTTGTCAATTGGCGTGTTCCCCTCCAATATCATTGTGCCCATCCAGATGAGGATATGCTTCAATTCATCCACCAATTGGGCTGTGCTGAGCATGAGACAGTGGGGATGATGACAGCAGTCTCAGTTGAACAGGTTGTTACGCAAACCTTGTGCGATGATGGGATCACAGTCCGCTGCTATACCACAGCAGGCGTAGGGAGAGCTTTGAATATCGCGAATGTAGACGAACATCTAAGTGAGCCAGAAGGGGTTGGGACCATCAACACATGGATCTTTATCGATGGTCATCTCCCTGATGAAGCGCTGGTGCAGGTGATGATGACAGCTACAGAGGCCAAGGTGAAGGCAGTACATGATGCAGGCGTAGTCGATTATAAGACAGGGGAACCTGCTACTGGTACAGCCACTGATAGCTTGGTAGTAGCAGCAACCCAGCAAGGGCGCCATCTTCCCTATGGTGGGCCCATTACACCGCTAGGCTGCTTGGTTGCCCGTGTTGTATATCAAACGATTCAACAAGCGATTAAAAACTTGAAAAAAACAGAGCATGAAGAGGATTGA
- a CDS encoding FecCD family ABC transporter permease, protein MSKINRKRIRVTPYLIATLVVTLSFFLGISLGSVTIPLNEISKVISHHLLSGGPTPSEATYDSIVWDVRLPRVTLAFLVGSALSMAGAAFQGLLRNPLADPYTLGISSGSALGAVLVIYFAWQLPLLGAFTLPLIAIAAGFITMLLVLFFARLVQRNMAMETIILTGIIFSSFLGSLLSLTVALSGDELRQIITWLMGSVSMRGWTYVSLILPFFILGSILLMFNTQELNLLTFGEETAQQLGVHTQRRKLLIMIAASIMTGAAVAVAGTIGFVGLVIPHMVRLIWGADHRQLLPLSALFGGSFLILADLLARTIISPRTLPVGVITALIGAPVFAYILYRHRTKGGRQG, encoded by the coding sequence ATGAGTAAAATCAATAGAAAGAGAATCAGGGTTACGCCATATTTAATCGCTACCCTCGTGGTGACACTCAGCTTTTTCCTCGGTATCAGTCTTGGGAGTGTCACCATCCCTCTTAACGAGATCAGTAAGGTGATATCTCATCATCTTCTGTCAGGGGGACCGACACCTTCAGAGGCAACCTATGATTCCATCGTATGGGATGTTCGTTTACCTCGTGTCACCTTGGCTTTCTTGGTGGGATCGGCATTGTCCATGGCAGGTGCAGCCTTCCAAGGCTTACTTCGTAATCCCCTCGCTGATCCATATACATTAGGGATCTCTTCGGGTTCTGCACTGGGTGCTGTATTGGTCATCTACTTTGCGTGGCAGCTTCCATTGCTTGGGGCATTTACCTTGCCGTTAATTGCCATTGCTGCAGGGTTTATTACCATGCTCTTGGTTCTCTTTTTTGCTCGACTGGTACAACGAAATATGGCGATGGAGACCATTATTCTAACAGGGATTATTTTTAGCTCGTTTCTAGGCTCATTACTCTCTTTAACGGTCGCCCTTTCCGGTGATGAGTTACGCCAGATTATCACTTGGCTTATGGGAAGCGTCTCCATGCGGGGATGGACTTATGTCTCCTTGATCCTGCCATTTTTTATCTTGGGGTCCATACTTCTCATGTTCAATACACAGGAATTAAATCTTCTCACCTTCGGTGAGGAAACAGCACAGCAGTTAGGCGTTCATACCCAACGTCGTAAGCTACTCATTATGATCGCCGCTTCAATTATGACAGGGGCTGCGGTAGCTGTTGCAGGCACCATTGGTTTTGTGGGGCTGGTTATTCCGCATATGGTACGTTTGATTTGGGGAGCAGATCATCGCCAACTTTTACCCCTCTCGGCTCTATTTGGAGGCAGCTTTCTCATCCTCGCGGATCTACTTGCTCGTACCATCATTTCACCTCGAACTCTGCCAGTAGGTGTCATCACCGCCTTGATTGGCGCACCTGTCTTTGCCTATATTCTGTATCGTCATCGTACGAAAGGAGGGAGACAAGGTTGA
- a CDS encoding ABC transporter substrate-binding protein produces MKKRYWLGLVLLLMMTLVWLPGCGSNGESTTADQPKEAQPAVESEAWTPVEITDALDQKLVIEQEPKRIVSTIPSNTEILFALGAGSKVVGVSDWDNYPEEVTSITKIGGIDLNIEGIMALAPDLVFAHQSSATAWADGLEQLRQAGINVVVVNDATSFDEVYRSIEMVAQAIGEPTEGEQLVTSMKEQFAEIEKKAASIPENERPKVWVEISEDLYTAGSGTFIDEMLKLLHANNIAGDQAGWFQLNEEDVIVRQPDIILSTYGYYVPNAKELILARTGWGHIPAIQSGQVYDVDSDMVTRPGPRLVDGVIEMAKVLYPQLFNE; encoded by the coding sequence ATGAAGAAGCGATACTGGTTAGGCCTAGTATTATTGCTGATGATGACACTTGTCTGGCTTCCTGGCTGTGGAAGTAATGGAGAAAGCACTACGGCTGATCAACCAAAAGAAGCTCAGCCTGCAGTAGAATCAGAAGCATGGACACCTGTAGAGATAACAGATGCGCTAGATCAAAAGCTTGTGATTGAACAGGAGCCAAAGAGAATTGTTTCCACCATTCCTAGTAACACAGAGATTCTCTTTGCGCTAGGCGCAGGTTCCAAGGTGGTGGGTGTCTCTGATTGGGATAACTATCCTGAAGAGGTAACTTCCATTACGAAGATCGGAGGAATCGATCTCAATATTGAAGGGATCATGGCATTAGCACCTGATTTGGTCTTCGCTCATCAATCTAGTGCAACGGCATGGGCAGATGGGCTAGAGCAATTGCGACAAGCGGGGATCAATGTGGTGGTGGTTAATGACGCAACCTCCTTTGATGAGGTATACCGCTCCATCGAAATGGTAGCACAGGCCATTGGTGAACCTACAGAGGGGGAGCAACTGGTCACTAGCATGAAGGAGCAATTTGCAGAAATTGAGAAAAAAGCAGCTTCCATTCCAGAAAATGAACGTCCCAAGGTCTGGGTTGAAATCTCTGAGGACTTATACACAGCAGGCAGTGGTACCTTCATTGATGAGATGTTGAAACTATTACATGCAAATAATATTGCAGGAGATCAAGCTGGTTGGTTCCAATTGAATGAAGAGGATGTCATTGTTCGTCAGCCTGATATCATCTTAAGTACTTATGGCTATTATGTTCCCAATGCAAAGGAATTGATCCTTGCCCGTACTGGGTGGGGGCATATTCCAGCCATTCAATCAGGCCAAGTCTATGATGTGGATAGTGATATGGTGACTCGTCCTGGTCCTCGTCTCGTGGATGGTGTCATCGAGATGGCAAAGGTTCTCTATCCTCAGTTGTTCAATGAGTAA
- a CDS encoding energy-coupling factor transporter transmembrane component T, whose protein sequence is MEPQVEMLQGGSSIPTKIHPSLKMLLFLFLSLLPFVFQAPYVQLTLFFCNLILVTYLGWKRSLFFLYLVLGIIGGVMTGILWLPFIHEGAVLVRWQLPVVMYELTITDIGVAWAFGMGLRIMNIVLLSIFYFYTTSSRQLVIALRGIGIPFSISYLLSLVIRFIPMLKHDLQVIKEAQMVRGLQFEEGDWKEKLKNYSRLFVPLIINTLKRVQLMANALDSKGFRFRNKQHRFYRSPGWRTYEWLGALLMLIIFVALVYVARIHPSHFGILLDYRV, encoded by the coding sequence ATGGAACCTCAGGTTGAGATGCTACAAGGAGGTTCTTCCATACCAACAAAGATCCATCCTAGCTTAAAGATGCTGCTTTTTCTTTTTTTAAGCTTGTTACCCTTTGTCTTTCAAGCGCCCTATGTGCAGCTTACTCTCTTTTTCTGTAACTTGATCCTCGTTACATATCTAGGGTGGAAGCGCTCACTCTTTTTTCTCTATCTTGTTTTAGGTATTATCGGTGGCGTTATGACAGGAATCCTCTGGCTTCCTTTTATCCATGAAGGAGCGGTGCTAGTTCGCTGGCAGTTGCCCGTAGTAATGTATGAGCTGACCATCACCGATATAGGGGTAGCCTGGGCATTTGGTATGGGTCTACGAATAATGAATATCGTCCTGCTTTCGATATTTTATTTTTATACAACCTCCTCTCGGCAGCTGGTGATTGCCCTACGTGGTATAGGAATCCCATTCTCTATCAGCTATTTACTATCCTTAGTGATCCGTTTTATCCCAATGCTGAAGCATGATTTACAGGTAATTAAGGAAGCGCAAATGGTACGAGGATTACAATTTGAAGAAGGTGACTGGAAGGAGAAGCTGAAAAACTACAGTCGTCTCTTTGTTCCCTTGATCATTAATACCTTGAAGCGTGTGCAGTTAATGGCGAATGCCTTAGATAGTAAAGGGTTCCGTTTTCGTAATAAGCAGCATCGTTTCTATCGGTCCCCTGGCTGGCGAACCTATGAATGGCTAGGAGCATTGCTCATGCTGATCATCTTTGTTGCTCTCGTATATGTTGCGAGGATTCATCCTAGTCACTTTGGGATTCTATTAGACTATCGTGTATAG
- a CDS encoding energy-coupling factor ABC transporter ATP-binding protein, with the protein MEPIVRLENVHYHYSSEGTGVLHGISLSIYPGEFIALIGGNGSGKTTLAKHFNSLYQPTTGHVFIEGKASEELKLAQVASSVGYCYQNPDHQIFQSTIEEEVAYGPKNLGLSNEEIERRVTAALQAVHLENLRHEAPFFLGRGERQKIAVASILAMEPRLIVLDEPTTGLDYWGARQLMQVVDELHQKGHAILFITHDMELVAQYAKRVIVLHEGQVVLDDTPRAAFAQPDKLALAQVEPPTLVQLALRYHIDPLPMNLVEMQAWWLRAWKGRDSNGTSG; encoded by the coding sequence ATGGAACCCATTGTGAGGCTAGAGAATGTACACTACCATTATTCTTCAGAAGGAACGGGAGTACTTCATGGCATTTCACTTTCCATCTACCCAGGGGAATTCATCGCCTTGATCGGCGGTAATGGATCTGGGAAAACAACGCTTGCAAAGCATTTCAATAGTTTATATCAGCCTACCACAGGTCACGTATTTATTGAGGGTAAAGCGAGTGAGGAGCTAAAGCTTGCACAAGTAGCATCTTCTGTTGGCTATTGCTATCAGAATCCTGATCATCAGATTTTCCAATCGACCATTGAAGAAGAAGTGGCCTATGGTCCGAAGAATTTAGGATTGTCAAATGAGGAGATTGAAAGACGTGTAACAGCCGCCCTCCAAGCTGTTCATTTAGAGAATCTTCGTCATGAAGCGCCATTCTTTCTCGGTCGTGGAGAACGGCAAAAAATAGCTGTCGCCTCCATTCTCGCCATGGAGCCACGCTTGATCGTATTAGATGAACCAACGACAGGCTTAGATTATTGGGGCGCCCGTCAATTAATGCAGGTGGTCGATGAGCTTCATCAGAAGGGACATGCCATTCTCTTCATCACTCATGACATGGAGCTGGTTGCTCAGTATGCAAAGCGCGTCATCGTCCTTCATGAGGGGCAGGTGGTTTTAGACGATACCCCACGAGCTGCCTTTGCGCAGCCAGACAAACTGGCATTGGCGCAGGTTGAACCTCCTACACTGGTGCAGCTCGCCCTACGATATCATATCGATCCACTACCCATGAATCTAGTAGAGATGCAAGCATGGTGGCTTCGTGCATGGAAAGGAAGGGATTCCAATGGAACCTCAGGTTGA